Within Hydrogenophaga sp. PAMC20947, the genomic segment CTCGCCACCAGCGGCCACGACGCCCTGGCTTTGCTTGAGGGGATGGCGCCCGGCAGCGAGCAGGCGCCGCACGCCGTGTTTCTGGACCTGGCCATGCCCGGCATCGACGGTTGGGAAACTTTGCGCCGCCTGCGAAGCCAGGGTTGGGGCCGTTTGCCGCTGGCCATTGTGTCGGCCAATGCTTTTGACAAAGGGCTCGTGGCCGACAGTGAGGGCGCTGCGGTGCACAGCCCGCCCGACTTCTTCGTGAAACCGGTGCGCCGAGATGACTTGCTGGACTGGCTGGGCGAGGCTTTGGAGCTGATCTGGACGGAGTCGAATGCCGATCGCCCACCGGTCGCCGGGTTGCCGGCGGGCAGGGTGCCTGGCTTGGTGCCTGGTGGAACCATTGCAGCTGACGAAATGCTGCCTTTGCTGGATCTGGTGCGCCTGGGCTATTACCGGGGCACCGTGCAGTGGCTGGATCAATGGGTGACCCTGCACCCCGAGCAGAGCGACTTCGCGCAGGGCCTGCGCACGCTGGCACGCGAATTCCGCTTTGAAGCCATCGAGCAGCGGCTGCTGCCTTACTGTCCCTCGGTATCGCCCGTGGGGCCCCAGTCATGAGCGCCATGTCACCTGCTTCCCCCCCACTTTCTTCCGGCGTTGCATCCGCTCCACTCGGCGTGAGCGGCGAAGCCCTGGTGGTGCTCATCGTGGACGACGTGCCGGACAATGTGGCCCCCTTGCACGATGCGCTGGACGAAGCGGGTTACACGGTGCTGGTGGCGCTCGACGGCGAGAGCGCTATCCGGCGCGCCATCCAGGCGTTGCCTGATGTGATCCTGCTTGACGCGGTGATGCCGGGCATTGATGGTTTTGAAGTGGCCAGGCGCCTCAAGGCCGATCCAGACACCACGTTGATACCCATCCTCTTCATGACCGGCCTGACCGAGACTGAGCACCTGGTGGCCGCGCTGGAGGCAGGCGGAGCAGACTACGTGACCAAACCCATCAAGCCGCGCGAGGTGATGGCGCGCATGGGCGTGCACCTGCGCGCGGCGCAGCATGTGAAGGCGGGGGCGGTGGAGCGCAGCCAGGCGCGCAACGCGCTCGATGCCTTTGGCTACGCGTCGATCACGGTGCGGGCCAGCGACGGCAAGCTGATGTGGCAAACGCCGCTGGCCCGCGACCTGCTGGAGCGTTACTGCGGCACCCAGGCGCCGCAAACACCTCCCGAGGTGTTGTCGTGGTTGCGCCGGCACCTGGGCGAAGCCCAGGCATCGCGCGAGCCGCCCCGCCTTACGCTGGAAAGCGGCCCACGCCGGCTCACCTTCCGCCTGCATTTGCAGGTGGGGGATCAGGACGACTCTGACCTGGAAGAGGCCTGCGATGGCGACTGGCTCATCGTGATGCAGGAAACGTCGGATGCCGCAGTGCTGGAGTCACTGGCGCAGGCCTTCGGCTTGACCGCGCGCGAGGCCGAAGTGTTGTACTGGGTGGTCAAAGGCAAGATCAACCGCGACATTGGCGATATCCTGGGCACCAGCCCGGCCACGGTGAAAAAACACCTGGAACGCATCCACGCGAAGATGGGTGTGGAAACCCGAACGGCCGCCGCGGGGAT encodes:
- a CDS encoding response regulator → MSPASPPLSSGVASAPLGVSGEALVVLIVDDVPDNVAPLHDALDEAGYTVLVALDGESAIRRAIQALPDVILLDAVMPGIDGFEVARRLKADPDTTLIPILFMTGLTETEHLVAALEAGGADYVTKPIKPREVMARMGVHLRAAQHVKAGAVERSQARNALDAFGYASITVRASDGKLMWQTPLARDLLERYCGTQAPQTPPEVLSWLRRHLGEAQASREPPRLTLESGPRRLTFRLHLQVGDQDDSDLEEACDGDWLIVMQETSDAAVLESLAQAFGLTAREAEVLYWVVKGKINRDIGDILGTSPATVKKHLERIHAKMGVETRTAAAGMAINRVPLLQPHHGG